A genomic segment from Glycine soja cultivar W05 chromosome 18, ASM419377v2, whole genome shotgun sequence encodes:
- the LOC114397378 gene encoding uncharacterized protein LOC114397378 — MQRTDRGRGGGRRTFNRGRRRGHSLGAPITTNPSTSSIHISTSESMIHVVAPTPNTLPTAQDQPNPTFIRESISTTPVRDASPSAPDDSLTLEYPLDPNCEHIVDQRPFICAYKGEFQPTYGCSNIISNIIRAKFDEPAASWLKVSVDLRDRWFGEFKVAPQEEQTIRAVFEIKGSRILKSAMNKIRNGQDKGKWIISNVTAALDEHWGSTDFQNKSSTSKANQSVDRGASVYCGGSISTAAHFEKLSKEFQRPPTAWEVMEKTKKLKSGEWVNDKSREFAEKYQHRRDEILQHSTKEDRSTQDSPNTVTSINDNEIYLNVVGGPNYKGNMYGLGTLSKRFSCSKSAPSTSITVVKDQIKEMRETINKLNVELLTKANKEKTLEEKMLQLMENHDHQSQEMRQQMQEQNKQMQRILTTLAYSVYHASS; from the exons ATGCAGAGGACAGATAGAGGTAGAGGTGGTGGTCGTAGAACATTTAATCGTGGTAGAAGACGTGGTCATAGTTTGGGAGCTCCAATTACCACCAACCCTTCCACCTCATCCATTCATATATCAACCTCAGAGTCGATGATTCATGTCGTTGCACCGACTCCAAACACACTTCCTACAGCTCAAGACCAACCAAATCCTACCTTTATAAGGGAGTCAATTTCCACTACCCCTGTTAGAGATGCTTCACCTTCAGCACCAGATGATTCTCTTACACTTGAGTACCCATTAGATCCAAATTGTGAACATATTGTTGATCAGAGGCCTTTCATTTGTGCATATAAAGGAGA GTTTCAACCAACATATGGGTGTTCTAATATCATATCAAATATCATTAGAGCAAAATTTGATGAACCAGCTGCAAGTTGGTTGAAGGTGTCAGTTGACCTTCGCGATAGGTGGTTTGGAGAGTTTAAG GTGGCACCACAAGAAGAGCAGACCATTAGAGCTGTTTTTGAGATAAAAGGTTCACGTATTTTGAAAAGTGCAATGAACAAGATCAGAAATGGTCAAGATAAAGGAAAGTGGATAATATCCAATGTTACAGCAGCCTTGGATGAACATTGGGGTTCTACAGATTTCCAAAACAAGAGTTCCACTTCCAAGGCGAATCAATCTGTTGATAGAGGAGCCTCAGTATACTGTGGTGGTTCCATATCTACTGCAGCTCACTTTGAAAAGCTG tCAAAGGAGTTTCAAAGACCACCAACTGCTTGGGAGGTGATggagaaaactaaaaaattgaaGTCGGGAGAATGGGTCAATGACAAGTCCCGCGAATTTgct GAGAAATATCAACATCGTCGAGATGAAATTTTACAACATTCGACAAAGGAAGACAGATCTACACAGGATTCCCCTAACACTGTCACTTCtattaatgataatgaaatatatttgaatgttgTTGGAGGTCCAAATTACAAGGGTAACATGTACGGGCTAGGTACTTTGAGCAAAAGGTTTAGTTGCTCAAAATCAGCTCCATCTACTTCTATTACTGTTGTGAAAGACCAAATAAAGGAAATGCGTGAgacaattaataaattgaatgttgagcTTTTGACAAAGGCAAATAAGGAGAAGACACTTGAGGAAAAGATGTTGCAGCTAATGGAGAATCATGACCACCAAAGTCAGGAGATGCGACAACAGATGCAAGAACAAAATAAGCAAATGCAACGTATACTtacaacacttgcatattcagtCTATCATGCCAGCTCGTAG
- the LOC114396786 gene encoding serotonin N-acetyltransferase 1, chloroplastic-like isoform X1, protein MLTFNVNAISSSFSVVQFHANYPLSTQTQLLVPSNLNFSFATTGSHTLTVLPSSLVFISYHNLFAVMLSLLVSATRKFKSFQLKAGFWESIKSGLMKNNSMQVIDPPSTDEENEEPLSQEFVLVEKTEPDGTIEQIIFSSGGDVDVYDLQALCDKVGWPRRPLSKLAAALKNSYIVASLHSIIKSHGSEGNEQKRLIGMARATSDHAFNATIWDVLVDPGYQGQGLGKALIEKLIRTLLQRDIGNITLFADSHVVEFYRNLGFEADPEGIKGMFWYPNH, encoded by the exons ATGCTAACCTTCAATGTCAATGCTATCTCTTCTTC GTtctcagttgttcaatttcatgccAATTATCCACTGTCTACTCAAACTCAATTGTTAGTTCCTTCCAATCTTAATTTCTCCTTTGCTACAACAGGTAGCCACACTCTCACTGTCTTGCCttcttcccttgtgttcatttcttatcataatttatttgcTGTAATGCTTTCTCTGTTGGTTTCAGCAACCAGAAAGTTCAAGTCTTTTCAGCTCAAGGCTGGATTCTGGGAATCAATTAAATCTGG GTTGATGAAGAATAACTCAATGCAAGTCATTGATCCACCCTCCACagatgaagaaaatgaagagccTTTGTCTCAAGAGTTTGTCCTTGTGGAAAAGACAGAACCCGATGGTACAATTGAGCAAATAATATTCTCTTCAGGTGGagatgttgatgtttatgatctTCAAGCTCTTTGTGACAAG GTAGGGTGGCCGCGTAGACCGTTGTCAAAATTAGCTGCCGCtttgaaaaatagttatataGTAGCCTCACTACATTCTATAATAAAGTCACATGGGTCAG AGGGGAATGAACAGAAGAGATTAATTGGCATGGCCCGTGCTACGTCTGACCATGCCTTCAATGCCACAATTTGGGATGTCCTAGTTGATCCAGGCTACCAG GGCCAAGGTCTTGGTAAAGCTCTTATAGAGAAACTGATTCGAACTCTTCTGCAAAGGGACATTGGCAATATAACTCTGTTTGCAGATAGTCACG TTGTGGAATTTTATCGCAATTTAGGCTTTGAAGCTGACCCAGAGGGCATAAAAGGCATGTTTTGGTACCCGAACCACTAA
- the LOC114396786 gene encoding serotonin N-acetyltransferase 1, chloroplastic-like isoform X2 produces the protein MLTFNVNAISSSFSVVQFHANYPLSTQTQLLVPSNLNFSFATTATRKFKSFQLKAGFWESIKSGLMKNNSMQVIDPPSTDEENEEPLSQEFVLVEKTEPDGTIEQIIFSSGGDVDVYDLQALCDKVGWPRRPLSKLAAALKNSYIVASLHSIIKSHGSEGNEQKRLIGMARATSDHAFNATIWDVLVDPGYQGQGLGKALIEKLIRTLLQRDIGNITLFADSHVVEFYRNLGFEADPEGIKGMFWYPNH, from the exons ATGCTAACCTTCAATGTCAATGCTATCTCTTCTTC GTtctcagttgttcaatttcatgccAATTATCCACTGTCTACTCAAACTCAATTGTTAGTTCCTTCCAATCTTAATTTCTCCTTTGCTACAACAG CAACCAGAAAGTTCAAGTCTTTTCAGCTCAAGGCTGGATTCTGGGAATCAATTAAATCTGG GTTGATGAAGAATAACTCAATGCAAGTCATTGATCCACCCTCCACagatgaagaaaatgaagagccTTTGTCTCAAGAGTTTGTCCTTGTGGAAAAGACAGAACCCGATGGTACAATTGAGCAAATAATATTCTCTTCAGGTGGagatgttgatgtttatgatctTCAAGCTCTTTGTGACAAG GTAGGGTGGCCGCGTAGACCGTTGTCAAAATTAGCTGCCGCtttgaaaaatagttatataGTAGCCTCACTACATTCTATAATAAAGTCACATGGGTCAG AGGGGAATGAACAGAAGAGATTAATTGGCATGGCCCGTGCTACGTCTGACCATGCCTTCAATGCCACAATTTGGGATGTCCTAGTTGATCCAGGCTACCAG GGCCAAGGTCTTGGTAAAGCTCTTATAGAGAAACTGATTCGAACTCTTCTGCAAAGGGACATTGGCAATATAACTCTGTTTGCAGATAGTCACG TTGTGGAATTTTATCGCAATTTAGGCTTTGAAGCTGACCCAGAGGGCATAAAAGGCATGTTTTGGTACCCGAACCACTAA
- the LOC114396786 gene encoding serotonin N-acetyltransferase 1, chloroplastic-like isoform X3 has translation MSMLSLLRSQLFNFMPIIHCLLKLNSTRKFKSFQLKAGFWESIKSGLMKNNSMQVIDPPSTDEENEEPLSQEFVLVEKTEPDGTIEQIIFSSGGDVDVYDLQALCDKVGWPRRPLSKLAAALKNSYIVASLHSIIKSHGSEGNEQKRLIGMARATSDHAFNATIWDVLVDPGYQGQGLGKALIEKLIRTLLQRDIGNITLFADSHVVEFYRNLGFEADPEGIKGMFWYPNH, from the exons ATGTCAATGCTATCTCTTCTTC GTtctcagttgttcaatttcatgccAATTATCCACTGTCTACTCAAACTCAATT CAACCAGAAAGTTCAAGTCTTTTCAGCTCAAGGCTGGATTCTGGGAATCAATTAAATCTGG GTTGATGAAGAATAACTCAATGCAAGTCATTGATCCACCCTCCACagatgaagaaaatgaagagccTTTGTCTCAAGAGTTTGTCCTTGTGGAAAAGACAGAACCCGATGGTACAATTGAGCAAATAATATTCTCTTCAGGTGGagatgttgatgtttatgatctTCAAGCTCTTTGTGACAAG GTAGGGTGGCCGCGTAGACCGTTGTCAAAATTAGCTGCCGCtttgaaaaatagttatataGTAGCCTCACTACATTCTATAATAAAGTCACATGGGTCAG AGGGGAATGAACAGAAGAGATTAATTGGCATGGCCCGTGCTACGTCTGACCATGCCTTCAATGCCACAATTTGGGATGTCCTAGTTGATCCAGGCTACCAG GGCCAAGGTCTTGGTAAAGCTCTTATAGAGAAACTGATTCGAACTCTTCTGCAAAGGGACATTGGCAATATAACTCTGTTTGCAGATAGTCACG TTGTGGAATTTTATCGCAATTTAGGCTTTGAAGCTGACCCAGAGGGCATAAAAGGCATGTTTTGGTACCCGAACCACTAA